The following proteins are encoded in a genomic region of Caldisalinibacter kiritimatiensis:
- a CDS encoding stalk domain-containing protein, giving the protein MKKLLTLLSALIILNLLIIKPIYAQLPNDIKVTIDGEEVEFDVPPTIINGRTLVPVRAIFETLGAKVKWDGETRTVIGTKGDISINLQIDNTNVMVNDKIIELDVPATIIDGRTLVPARFVADSLGAQVGWNGETRTVIITTYNKITNGEYITNLVKMLEWDIAEETDEKTEELTTKKALEIAIQHGLPIDRDIKCSKFITKEEVELMFIRAMGFDTLTNKITYLENPLKDKVAENHIQEIILDMYKKIKEPLNEMHGFYAIRSYSQRDLIEDFNAVSYGWSCLEFNEEKQKVQLKTDKTKNNAFYLPNGFEEVIEIANDNNVSINLMVFASNQSNKSEDNVGLVERIITSPEIRKDVISQIVKSVNKLKYKSKTISFDGVVIDFEQIKDIELANHFNTFLNELKMELDKNHKKLHVAVQPGYYYKGYDYKTIGQIADKVILMAHDYYVNDVEKLIKSNVEENFYDIKNPLTPIENIYNEGFDVYNALKEITNKNTGIKDKNKIMLQLSFDAVQIQKDSKGNIEFFSPTYEQIKDRLLNEETQDSLEMKYDKASENPYFTYFDEGSNKQNIIWYEDTRSVLTKVNLAKLFCIKNISIWRLGNIPDYDKDLFLNIWEQTLNLQEGK; this is encoded by the coding sequence ATGAAGAAGCTGCTAACATTATTATCCGCACTAATAATACTTAATTTATTAATTATTAAACCAATATACGCTCAACTACCTAATGATATTAAAGTAACCATTGATGGAGAAGAAGTAGAATTTGATGTACCTCCAACTATTATTAATGGAAGAACATTAGTACCAGTAAGGGCTATTTTTGAAACTTTAGGTGCTAAAGTAAAGTGGGATGGTGAAACAAGAACTGTAATAGGAACAAAGGGCGATATATCAATTAACCTACAAATTGACAATACTAATGTAATGGTAAATGATAAAATTATAGAGTTAGATGTCCCCGCCACTATTATAGATGGCAGGACTTTAGTTCCTGCACGTTTTGTTGCTGACAGTCTTGGTGCACAAGTTGGTTGGAATGGTGAAACTAGAACAGTAATAATAACTACATATAATAAAATTACAAATGGTGAATACATAACTAATTTAGTAAAGATGTTAGAATGGGATATAGCTGAAGAAACTGATGAAAAAACTGAAGAACTCACTACAAAAAAAGCACTTGAAATAGCAATACAACATGGATTACCAATAGATAGAGATATAAAATGTAGTAAATTTATTACCAAAGAAGAAGTTGAACTAATGTTTATTAGAGCCATGGGATTTGACACTTTAACAAATAAAATAACTTATTTGGAAAATCCATTAAAAGACAAAGTTGCCGAAAATCACATTCAAGAAATAATACTAGATATGTACAAGAAAATTAAAGAGCCTTTAAACGAAATGCATGGCTTTTATGCAATACGTTCTTATTCTCAAAGAGATTTAATTGAGGATTTTAATGCTGTTAGCTACGGATGGAGTTGTCTAGAATTTAATGAAGAAAAACAAAAAGTTCAACTTAAAACTGATAAAACTAAAAACAACGCTTTTTATCTACCAAATGGATTTGAAGAAGTTATAGAAATTGCAAATGATAATAATGTTTCTATAAACTTGATGGTTTTTGCTTCAAATCAATCGAATAAATCTGAAGATAATGTTGGTCTTGTAGAAAGAATAATAACAAGTCCAGAAATAAGAAAAGATGTAATATCTCAAATTGTTAAAAGTGTAAATAAACTTAAATATAAAAGTAAAACAATATCATTTGACGGTGTAGTTATAGATTTTGAACAAATAAAAGATATAGAATTAGCTAATCACTTTAATACATTTTTAAATGAATTAAAAATGGAACTTGATAAAAATCATAAAAAACTACATGTAGCAGTACAACCTGGGTATTATTATAAAGGATATGACTATAAAACTATAGGACAAATAGCTGATAAAGTAATTTTAATGGCACACGACTATTATGTTAATGATGTTGAAAAATTGATAAAATCTAATGTAGAAGAAAACTTTTATGATATAAAAAATCCTCTTACACCAATAGAAAATATCTATAATGAAGGCTTTGATGTATATAATGCATTAAAGGAAATCACTAATAAAAATACTGGTATAAAAGACAAAAACAAAATCATGCTTCAATTATCATTTGATGCAGTACAGATTCAAAAAGATAGTAAAGGAAATATTGAATTTTTCAGTCCTACATATGAGCAAATAAAAGATAGACTATTAAACGAAGAAACACAGGATAGTTTAGAAATGAAATATGATAAAGCATCTGAAAATCCATACTTTACGTATTTTGATGAAGGATCTAATAAGCAAAATATCATTTGGTATGAGGATACACGTAGTGTTTTAACAAAGGTAAATCTTGCAAAACTCTTTTGTATAAAAAATATTTCTATATGGAGATTGGGTAATATCCCTGATTATGATAAAGATTTATTTTTAAATATATGGGAGCAAACTCTAAATCTCCAAGAAGGCAAATAA
- a CDS encoding sensor histidine kinase has product MKSILGKLWLGITSLVVFILLIVWIFQVGLLNKFYISERKNILINEGKQIAELILNSNQYGITEKIIDEIHSFSSSYNTNVVIANSKSNIIFYSVPKIFVRNNIEADEILRRSLFYLYNDPYIQKNIVQGNIFTVQKHNPAFKDRLIIVGIPIKNKNNIIGTILLTSPLAPIEEASSILRKQLSLISIISLLIGTLLALVFSKTFTKPILKIINTSKRIAKGDFEANVDINSEDEIGILGDTVNNMAVQLGQIEKLRKEFIANISHELKTPISLIKAYAELVMDVDDNEKDRKEHLNVIIDESNRLNRMVEDILYLSKMEANYSNPYLSKFPIINVIEDVIQKLSFFADKKNISINIDIDNQSTEIYADKEKIHQVFFNLINNAIRHSFENGQVTIKVYNINNIVKVEISDNGKGIPEEDLPYIWDRFYKADKSRKRNDSGTGLGMSIVKNILEIHNFNYGIKSKINQGTTVWFEIKKT; this is encoded by the coding sequence ATGAAGAGTATATTAGGTAAGTTGTGGTTAGGCATTACATCATTAGTAGTGTTTATATTATTAATTGTTTGGATATTTCAAGTTGGACTTTTAAATAAATTCTACATTAGTGAAAGAAAAAATATACTAATAAATGAAGGTAAGCAAATAGCGGAGCTTATCTTAAATTCAAATCAATATGGAATTACTGAAAAAATAATAGATGAAATACATTCATTTTCTTCTTCATATAATACCAACGTCGTTATTGCTAATAGTAAAAGTAATATTATATTTTATAGTGTCCCTAAAATATTTGTTAGAAATAATATAGAAGCAGATGAAATACTACGAAGAAGTCTATTTTACTTATATAATGACCCATATATACAGAAAAACATAGTTCAAGGTAATATTTTTACTGTGCAGAAACATAATCCTGCATTCAAAGACAGATTGATAATAGTTGGTATTCCAATTAAAAATAAAAATAACATAATCGGAACTATATTGCTAACTTCTCCTTTAGCTCCAATTGAAGAAGCATCATCTATTTTAAGAAAACAACTTTCGCTTATTTCTATAATTTCTCTATTAATAGGTACATTATTAGCCCTAGTTTTTTCTAAAACCTTTACTAAACCTATATTAAAAATAATTAATACATCCAAACGTATTGCTAAAGGTGATTTTGAAGCGAATGTAGATATTAACTCTGAAGATGAAATAGGAATCTTAGGAGATACAGTAAACAATATGGCCGTTCAGCTAGGTCAAATCGAGAAACTTAGAAAAGAGTTTATTGCAAATATATCTCATGAATTAAAAACTCCTATTAGCTTAATTAAAGCCTATGCTGAATTAGTAATGGATGTAGACGATAATGAAAAAGATAGAAAAGAGCATCTAAATGTAATAATTGATGAATCTAATCGTCTAAATAGAATGGTAGAAGACATACTTTATTTATCGAAAATGGAAGCCAATTATTCTAACCCTTATTTATCAAAGTTTCCTATCATAAATGTAATAGAAGATGTGATACAGAAACTATCATTCTTTGCAGATAAAAAGAATATATCTATCAATATAGACATTGATAATCAAAGTACAGAAATATATGCCGATAAAGAAAAAATACATCAAGTTTTCTTTAACTTAATAAATAATGCTATAAGACACTCCTTTGAAAATGGTCAAGTTACTATAAAAGTTTATAATATAAACAATATAGTAAAAGTTGAAATATCAGATAATGGAAAGGGAATACCAGAAGAGGATTTACCATATATATGGGATAGATTTTACAAAGCTGATAAATCACGAAAGAGAAATGACAGTGGTACTGGACTAGGTATGTCTATAGTTAAAAATATTTTAGAAATTCATAACTTCAACTATGGTATAAAAAGTAAAATAAATCAAGGTACTACAGTTTGGTTTGAAATAAAAAAAACTTAA
- a CDS encoding BCCT family transporter, whose amino-acid sequence MKEDISKQLEEKLYSRNFTKFGLDMNPVVSIVAGLLILVFAGYALFNLEHANQVFETIKNTIISRGDWLFILSSNFFILVCLFLAFSKLGNVKIGGVNSKPEFSNFAWYSMLISAGMGIGLMFWAVGEPLYHSAVKPPIFESSNKAVSAMATTFFHWGLHPWGIYALISLALAFFAYNKKLPLSLRSVFYPILKDKVFGIIGDIIDVLAVLACLFGLATSLGLGVQQINSGLSYLLGIEFSVKIQVILIAAITFMATLSVVSGIDKGVKMLSKLNIKIAFVFMTAVLILGPTSYILKLFSNSLGVYVNDLVKNSFFVSLGDNSWQGSWSVFYLAWWISWSPFVGMFIARVSKGRTIREFVLAVLIVPSILSFLWLSVFGGSAIYINDLVNGQLFEVVQNNLPIALFEMINQLDIAFLSGILKVALSTLATVLVISFFVTSSDSGSLVVDNITSGGKLDSPVPQRVFWASMEGLVAAILLLIGGEKALSALQTAVISTGLPFAIILTIMSFLLIESIGRSYKKQKKIMKIKSKEKNVESKSKEKVIEPKSNEQGFTA is encoded by the coding sequence ATGAAGGAAGACATTAGTAAACAGCTTGAAGAAAAATTATATAGTAGAAACTTTACTAAATTCGGATTAGATATGAACCCAGTTGTCTCTATTGTAGCAGGATTATTAATATTAGTCTTTGCTGGTTATGCTTTATTTAACCTAGAGCATGCTAATCAAGTTTTTGAAACTATTAAAAATACTATTATATCTAGAGGAGATTGGTTATTCATTTTATCTAGTAACTTCTTTATCTTAGTTTGTTTGTTTCTAGCCTTTTCAAAACTAGGTAACGTAAAAATCGGAGGAGTTAATAGTAAGCCAGAATTTTCAAACTTTGCTTGGTATTCAATGCTAATTTCAGCTGGTATGGGTATCGGTTTAATGTTCTGGGCAGTTGGAGAGCCTTTATATCATTCAGCAGTCAAGCCACCAATATTTGAAAGCTCCAACAAAGCTGTCTCAGCAATGGCAACTACATTTTTCCACTGGGGTTTACACCCTTGGGGCATTTATGCATTAATTTCATTAGCTTTAGCATTTTTTGCATATAATAAGAAATTACCATTATCTTTAAGGTCAGTATTTTATCCAATCTTAAAAGATAAAGTTTTTGGTATTATCGGTGACATCATAGACGTTTTAGCAGTGTTAGCTTGTCTATTCGGTCTAGCTACTTCATTAGGTCTTGGAGTACAACAGATTAACAGTGGTTTAAGTTATCTATTAGGTATAGAATTTAGTGTAAAGATACAGGTTATATTAATCGCAGCTATTACATTTATGGCTACTTTATCAGTTGTATCTGGTATAGACAAAGGTGTAAAAATGCTTTCTAAACTAAATATAAAAATAGCATTTGTATTTATGACTGCTGTTCTAATTTTAGGACCAACATCATATATTTTAAAATTATTCTCTAATTCTTTGGGAGTTTATGTGAATGACTTAGTGAAAAATTCTTTCTTCGTATCATTAGGAGATAACTCATGGCAAGGTAGTTGGTCTGTATTCTATCTTGCGTGGTGGATATCTTGGTCACCATTTGTAGGTATGTTTATCGCTAGAGTTTCTAAAGGAAGAACAATTAGAGAATTCGTATTAGCGGTATTAATTGTTCCATCTATATTATCTTTCTTATGGTTATCAGTGTTCGGTGGAAGTGCTATCTATATTAATGATTTAGTTAATGGACAATTATTTGAAGTAGTACAAAACAATCTACCAATTGCTTTATTTGAAATGATAAATCAACTAGACATTGCATTCTTAAGTGGAATTCTAAAAGTGGCTTTATCTACACTAGCTACTGTATTAGTTATTTCATTCTTCGTAACATCTAGTGACTCTGGTTCATTAGTTGTAGATAACATTACATCTGGTGGTAAGCTAGATTCACCAGTACCTCAAAGAGTATTCTGGGCAAGCATGGAAGGTCTTGTTGCTGCGATATTATTACTGATTGGTGGAGAAAAAGCATTATCTGCATTACAAACAGCCGTAATTAGTACAGGACTTCCATTTGCTATCATTTTAACTATTATGAGTTTCTTATTAATAGAAAGCATAGGAAGATCTTATAAGAAACAGAAAAAAATCATGAAAATAAAATCTAAAGAAAAAAACGTTGAATCTAAGTCAAAAGAAAAAGTTATTGAGCCTAAATCTAATGAACAGGGATTTACAGCATAA
- a CDS encoding permease, whose product MDFLTLALWIVTGIGFIISVIKDKKKTFKSMKMSRNMMKNMIGQIIGIIFLIGLILTFIPPEIIKNYLGKSNAIISTVVSAIVGSITLIPAFIAIPLVGSLVDAGASIVPAAAFLTTLTMVGFVTFPLEKQEFGLKFALTRNSLSFIFAIFIALVMGVLM is encoded by the coding sequence ATGGACTTTTTAACTTTAGCCCTTTGGATTGTAACTGGAATAGGTTTTATAATTTCTGTTATTAAGGATAAGAAAAAGACCTTTAAATCAATGAAGATGTCTAGAAATATGATGAAGAATATGATAGGACAGATAATAGGGATTATATTTCTTATTGGTTTGATTTTAACATTTATCCCACCCGAGATTATTAAAAACTATTTAGGCAAATCAAATGCTATAATTTCTACAGTAGTTTCTGCTATAGTAGGAAGTATAACATTAATACCAGCCTTTATAGCAATACCACTAGTAGGTTCGTTAGTTGATGCAGGGGCAAGTATAGTACCAGCAGCTGCATTTTTAACTACTTTAACAATGGTAGGATTTGTGACTTTTCCGTTAGAAAAGCAAGAGTTTGGCTTAAAATTTGCGTTAACAAGAAACAGTTTAAGCTTTATATTTGCTATTTTTATAGCACTTGTAATGGGGGTGCTTATGTAA
- a CDS encoding permease, with translation MNKVIGIIKKNKLLFSVILTYIILFIVKPDKGIESIKNSTYYIIEMIEIMPVIFILTSLIEAWVPREVIINNLGENSGIKGGIFSFILGSFSAGPIYAAFPVSKTLLRKGASVFNIVIILSAWAVVKVPMLMNEAKFLGVKFMGIRWILTILSILIMAYLVSLLVKKDTIPANNKNQNNDLSGIKVKQKYCIGCGLCARIAPNNFEMIEGKAKVKNKNIDINDIKEVNEAIEKCPAKAIG, from the coding sequence ATGAACAAAGTAATTGGGATTATAAAGAAAAATAAGCTACTTTTTTCAGTAATATTGACATATATAATTTTGTTTATTGTTAAACCTGATAAAGGTATTGAATCTATAAAGAATAGTACCTATTATATTATAGAAATGATAGAGATTATGCCAGTTATATTTATATTGACATCATTAATCGAAGCATGGGTACCAAGAGAGGTTATAATAAACAACTTAGGAGAAAATTCAGGAATAAAAGGTGGAATATTTTCATTCATATTAGGCAGTTTTTCTGCTGGTCCTATATATGCAGCATTTCCTGTTAGTAAAACTTTATTAAGAAAAGGAGCAAGTGTATTTAATATAGTAATAATTTTAAGTGCATGGGCAGTAGTTAAAGTTCCTATGCTTATGAATGAAGCGAAATTCTTAGGTGTTAAATTTATGGGAATAAGATGGATATTAACTATTCTTTCAATACTTATAATGGCTTATTTAGTATCTCTTCTTGTTAAAAAGGATACTATACCAGCTAATAATAAAAATCAAAATAATGATTTAAGTGGTATAAAAGTAAAACAGAAGTATTGCATAGGATGTGGCCTTTGTGCAAGGATTGCACCTAATAACTTTGAAATGATAGAAGGAAAAGCGAAAGTTAAGAATAAAAATATAGATATTAATGATATTAAAGAAGTTAATGAAGCTATAGAAAAGTGTCCAGCTAAAGCTATAGGATAG
- a CDS encoding dihydrolipoyl dehydrogenase family protein: MQQYDIIVIGLGPAGMAVAGMASSMNLKVLAVERHKIGGECLNYGCIPSKALLKAAEANIIANTLEKFGLELSGKTVVNNPLQIVQDKINKINSPKTMKMFDKVDLVIGEGDAQFVDSHTIQVGDKKYTGKTIFIATGTEPFIPPIPGLKDVPILTNQNVFEPKDVPETLTVIGGGAIGTEMAQAFSRLGSKVTLVQMDPHLIPIGDEEAGRLLEEVFTEEGIEVYNSTKIEKVEKVGDKIITYTDKGVFESDEILVATGRAPAVDSLGLDNAGIEYTKKGIAVDEYFRTNHKHIYAVGDCNGKALLSHAAMHQGMLALFNSQSPQTVERLKWSNYVVPWSVFTKPEIAQVGLTEKEAKEQGIDYIVIKEEYENYGRTLADGQPIGFVKVITDNQGKIYGATIAGDGASELIHEWALAIQYGLTMFNIAMMQHSFPTLSLMNKRAAEQWMMKAMQSGSMEQMMAALMK; the protein is encoded by the coding sequence ATGCAACAATATGATATTATTGTTATCGGTTTAGGGCCTGCAGGTATGGCTGTGGCAGGAATGGCTTCAAGCATGAACTTAAAAGTATTAGCAGTAGAAAGACATAAGATAGGTGGAGAATGTCTTAACTATGGATGTATTCCAAGCAAGGCGTTATTAAAGGCAGCAGAAGCTAACATTATAGCAAATACTCTTGAAAAATTTGGTCTTGAATTATCAGGTAAAACAGTTGTTAATAACCCATTACAAATAGTTCAAGATAAGATAAACAAAATAAATAGTCCAAAAACAATGAAAATGTTCGATAAAGTAGATCTTGTTATTGGAGAAGGAGATGCACAATTTGTTGACTCTCATACAATTCAAGTAGGGGATAAAAAATACACTGGTAAAACAATATTTATAGCAACAGGGACAGAACCATTTATTCCACCAATACCAGGATTAAAGGATGTACCAATCTTAACTAATCAAAATGTATTTGAACCAAAGGATGTACCTGAGACTTTAACAGTTATTGGTGGTGGTGCTATTGGTACAGAAATGGCACAAGCATTTTCAAGATTAGGAAGTAAGGTTACTTTAGTTCAAATGGACCCACATTTGATTCCAATTGGCGACGAAGAAGCGGGAAGACTATTAGAGGAAGTATTTACGGAAGAAGGCATTGAAGTATACAATAGTACAAAGATAGAAAAGGTTGAAAAAGTAGGAGATAAGATAATAACTTATACAGATAAAGGCGTATTTGAATCTGATGAAATATTAGTTGCAACAGGTAGAGCTCCAGCTGTAGATTCATTAGGACTAGATAATGCTGGCATCGAGTATACAAAGAAGGGTATAGCTGTAGATGAATATTTTAGAACTAACCATAAACATATATATGCTGTTGGAGATTGTAACGGAAAGGCTTTACTTTCCCATGCAGCTATGCACCAAGGTATGTTAGCATTATTTAATTCCCAAAGTCCACAAACAGTAGAAAGATTAAAATGGAGTAACTATGTAGTACCTTGGTCCGTATTTACTAAACCAGAAATAGCACAAGTAGGATTAACAGAAAAAGAAGCTAAAGAACAAGGAATTGACTACATTGTAATAAAAGAAGAATATGAAAATTATGGAAGAACATTAGCTGATGGTCAGCCAATTGGATTTGTAAAAGTAATAACAGATAATCAAGGTAAGATATATGGAGCTACTATTGCAGGAGATGGAGCTAGTGAACTAATACATGAATGGGCATTAGCTATTCAGTATGGCTTAACAATGTTTAATATAGCTATGATGCAGCATTCATTCCCAACATTATCATTAATGAACAAAAGAGCAGCAGAACAATGGATGATGAAAGCAATGCAGTCAGGTTCAATGGAACAAATGATGGCTGCATTGATGAAATAA
- a CDS encoding response regulator transcription factor, giving the protein MVEHKILIADDEEKMRHVIKIYLEKEGFKVEEANDGEEALEKFKAEQFSLIILDIMMPKIEGWTVCRKIREESSVPIIMLTARGEEYDKLFGFELGADDYITKPFSPKELVARVKAILKRSNNTQIQSNNSFKIGKSEIRPLSKQVLVENKEITLTPKEYELLYFLAKNQEIVMSREQLLNKVWGYEFIGDARTVDTHIKQLREKLGKYKKYIQTVWGTGYKFKVGD; this is encoded by the coding sequence ATGGTTGAGCATAAAATTCTTATTGCTGATGATGAAGAAAAAATGAGGCATGTTATAAAAATATATTTAGAAAAAGAAGGTTTTAAAGTTGAAGAAGCTAACGATGGTGAAGAAGCATTAGAAAAATTCAAAGCTGAACAATTCTCTCTTATAATTCTAGATATTATGATGCCCAAAATAGAGGGATGGACTGTATGTAGAAAAATCCGTGAAGAATCTTCTGTACCAATAATAATGTTAACGGCTAGAGGAGAAGAATATGATAAACTCTTTGGTTTTGAATTAGGGGCAGATGACTATATAACTAAACCATTTAGTCCAAAGGAACTTGTTGCTAGAGTTAAAGCAATACTTAAAAGAAGTAATAATACTCAGATTCAAAGCAACAATAGTTTTAAAATAGGTAAATCGGAAATAAGACCACTTTCAAAGCAAGTTTTAGTTGAAAATAAAGAAATAACTTTAACTCCTAAAGAATATGAACTTCTATACTTTTTAGCTAAAAACCAAGAAATAGTTATGTCTAGAGAACAATTATTAAATAAAGTGTGGGGATATGAATTTATTGGTGATGCGAGAACTGTAGATACCCATATAAAACAGCTTAGAGAAAAACTGGGTAAATATAAGAAATATATACAAACAGTTTGGGGAACAGGATATAAATTTAAGGTAGGAGATTAA
- a CDS encoding cupin domain-containing protein, whose product MIEKVYNYKNADERIIEKIVDDDNVALNHMVLTKDTGLPEHYSNSNVYMIIVRGTMTLQLDEQEPIKYSVGDIINIPYKTKMNVNNFDNATLEFFVIKAPNPRNYRGE is encoded by the coding sequence ATGATAGAAAAAGTTTATAACTACAAAAATGCCGATGAAAGGATAATAGAAAAGATAGTAGATGATGATAATGTAGCTTTAAATCACATGGTACTTACAAAGGATACTGGACTTCCAGAGCATTATTCAAATTCAAATGTGTATATGATTATAGTTAGGGGTACAATGACTCTTCAACTAGATGAGCAGGAGCCAATAAAGTATTCAGTAGGTGATATAATTAATATTCCATACAAAACTAAAATGAATGTTAATAATTTTGATAATGCTACATTAGAGTTCTTTGTAATAAAAGCTCCAAATCCTAGAAATTACAGAGGTGAATAA
- a CDS encoding S41 family peptidase encodes MNRIIKHLVFATITFILISTVVYYFFFKKHNVNYEYGFKPQMAPNRLMTVEQMKEDLDYVVNVLRDVHPKTYNGFSNEQNLVIENAYKKINKIMKVGDFYFVLNEVICSLKDAHTMIFIELSKDDRIIDLPIVWLNDGMYIKEDTEQLKKGDKILFIRQKSEEDLLKELEKIIPAENQQWVKVRGKSNLIKEPFLRYLGLIENDYVNVKIQRDEKELEVQLPLIKNKKSKQNMTEEWVSYSVDKENSLGVFKLDTCNYDEKYKTTVANFFKEVSKYNIKNVAVDVRNNSGGDSRVVDEFLRYIDIDNYLSFSGDIRYSKQASEQRGYSRKSGYKSYRKQFINNKKVLNKELLFDGNVYIITSPRTFSSANWFAVIMKDNNIGKVIGEPTGNQPSSYGDVLRFQTHNSGFVFQVSLKRWVRPNTDNDPENCLHPDIEVYTTIEDIINERDPQVEKLIEIINE; translated from the coding sequence ATGAACAGAATAATTAAGCATTTAGTTTTTGCCACAATAACATTTATTTTAATATCAACAGTAGTTTATTATTTCTTTTTTAAAAAACACAATGTCAATTATGAATACGGCTTTAAACCACAGATGGCACCTAACAGATTAATGACAGTAGAACAGATGAAAGAGGATTTAGATTATGTGGTAAATGTTCTGAGGGATGTTCATCCAAAAACATATAATGGATTTAGTAATGAACAAAATTTGGTGATTGAAAATGCATATAAAAAGATAAACAAGATAATGAAAGTAGGGGATTTTTATTTTGTTCTTAATGAAGTAATATGTTCTTTAAAAGATGCTCACACTATGATATTTATAGAACTTTCTAAAGATGATAGAATTATAGATTTACCGATAGTATGGCTTAATGATGGAATGTACATAAAAGAAGATACTGAACAATTAAAGAAAGGTGATAAGATATTATTTATTAGGCAAAAAAGTGAAGAAGATTTATTAAAAGAGCTAGAAAAAATAATACCTGCTGAAAATCAGCAATGGGTCAAGGTTAGAGGGAAATCTAATCTTATTAAGGAACCTTTCTTAAGATATTTAGGATTGATAGAGAACGATTATGTCAATGTAAAGATACAGAGAGATGAAAAAGAACTAGAAGTACAGCTTCCATTAATAAAAAATAAAAAGAGTAAACAAAACATGACTGAAGAATGGGTAAGTTATAGCGTAGATAAGGAAAATTCCCTTGGAGTTTTTAAATTGGATACATGCAACTATGATGAAAAGTATAAAACAACAGTGGCAAACTTTTTTAAAGAAGTTTCAAAATATAATATAAAGAACGTAGCAGTTGATGTAAGAAATAATTCAGGCGGAGATTCTAGGGTTGTAGACGAATTTCTAAGATACATTGATATCGATAATTATTTGAGCTTTTCAGGTGATATTAGATATTCTAAACAAGCCAGTGAACAAAGAGGATATTCAAGAAAAAGTGGATATAAATCATATCGTAAACAATTTATAAACAATAAAAAGGTTTTAAATAAAGAATTACTCTTTGATGGAAATGTATATATTATAACTTCACCTCGTACCTTTAGTTCAGCAAATTGGTTTGCTGTTATTATGAAGGATAATAATATTGGGAAGGTAATAGGTGAGCCTACAGGCAATCAACCTTCTAGCTATGGGGATGTACTACGGTTTCAAACTCATAATTCAGGTTTTGTTTTTCAAGTATCCCTTAAAAGATGGGTAAGACCAAATACAGATAATGACCCTGAAAACTGCTTACATCCTGATATTGAAGTTTATACTACTATAGAAGACATCATTAATGAAAGAGACCCACAGGTAGAAAAGTTAATAGAAATTATTAATGAGTAA